The sequence below is a genomic window from bacterium 336/3.
AACAGTTTTTTGATGTAAAAATACTTTATTACAGTTAAAAAAACAATATTTTTTAATGAAATTCATCTTCAAACCCTTTTGTTTTTCTTCATTGAGAGATTGATATTTTTGATTGAGATAATGTATTCAAACTTTGATTCAGAACCCATAACGTCAAAGCAATTACAGAAAAAAGACTTTCTATCACCAACCATTGTATGCCAAAATCGCCTAAAGAACCATTTACATAAATCGTGATTAAACGAGATAAAGCATACAAACTCCATAGAATACATAAAAATAGGAGAGCTTGACTCAAATGTTTTTTCAAAAGAAATAACAAGCTGATAAAAAGTGTGATGCCAACACCTCCATAAGCACCTCTGATGGAACTGAGAGCATCGTTGTTGGTGAGTTGTACAGCTACCAAGTCCATGACTGCTTGTGGACTCCAAAAAGCCATCAAGCCTACAGATAAGAAAGCTAAACCTGAAATAACTACAAAGATTTGCGAAGAGATTTTTGTAAAACGTTTCATACAATAATGAGGTTTAAATTATGATACAATTTTACAAACTGTTAGACTGAAAAATCTTTGAATTTTCCATGATTTTATTGCTAAATTTTGATACTGTTAAATAATCTACTAAAACTGCTTACATCTATTCCCAGATAATTAGCAAGATACTTATGGGCAACCAATTGAATAATATGTGGACTTCGTTGTAATAATTTTTTAAATTTTTCTTCTGATGAAAAACTTTGCAATTCAACTAAACGTTCCAAAAGCCCACTAAGAGCTTGTGTAATGCCTTTATTGATAAAGAATTCAATGTTAGGATGTTTTTTTGTACAATCAAGCAAATGAGTATGTGATATTCTTAAAAATTGTGAAGAGGTAAGTGTTTCATAGTAATATTTGGAGGGTTGTTCAAGCATCAGAGAGTCCAAAACCCCTCCAAAAGAAGGAGAATAAGTAAATACCAAGGTAGCTTCTCTATCTTGTTCATCTAAATAATAAACTCTTTGAATGCCATCTACTACAAAGTACAAGTATTTTTCTT
It includes:
- a CDS encoding cyclic nucleotide-binding protein — translated: MKELLKKTIQNVYAISEDEWNYFSEYWQPFSAKRKEIITYPNTQEKYLYFVVDGIQRVYYLDEQDREATLVFTYSPSFGGVLDSLMLEQPSKYYYETLTSSQFLRISHTHLLDCTKKHPNIEFFINKGITQALSGLLERLVELQSFSSEEKFKKLLQRSPHIIQLVAHKYLANYLGIDVSSFSRLFNSIKI